Sequence from the Raphanus sativus cultivar WK10039 unplaced genomic scaffold, ASM80110v3 Scaffold5628, whole genome shotgun sequence genome:
ttttgaGTCAAAAGGGTTaaagatgaacatggatgaaggccttaaagatatcttttgaagctcaaattttgggaagacaaagtaaattgagttagctttctaatggaggtggtttcaagtcatttggatctgtattgaaggagttatgatcaatctactggaggcatatcaaCCCTGTAGCGACCAGAGCCGTAGCGACCAGAGCATGTCGCTAGGAGGGCTCCCGAGCGTACGTAGCGACCACTGTAGCGGGATGCAAGGTCGCTACGGACGAAAaagactgttttttttatttgggttgACCCAGGattgttgggttgacccagcTCGTTTTTAGACTTCTATAAATACCCTTTAGACCTTATTTTGAGGGATATCTTGTTTTCAttgtaatcacattagctattttggtgaaagacttaatcttgagcttcttttcatctttatctcttgtgattattgatcaatcttgatcactaagcatgattaaccttcaatcatccatgggttttgggttattcatgtctattagtgagtagttaccttttggattcatgggctagggtgattagggtgattaagtgaagatctaaggatgtttagtgttagatctcttgtttccttgcttgtctacttctcttaatactagattaaagttggcctctttattctagagctctagacatttcccacccacaaggtgtttgatgaaatgtctgaaccaagtagagcttgctctaaacttaccttacacaaagaccattgtgttaagggagtttaaatagttaatagactcatccccaatgattgcttagatcttttaggctcaaagacctttgatgtctagttgattaaagcaaatgagcattcttcttgaccatagagtttgcttatttcagtgttctagacttaaggaagttatttgattgaaagtttgccaCCCTTAGCTTGGATCTTAATCACTTAaagtcaaatgcctagccccatgagtcctattgtcctagattgattgaaagcttgttcctttattgcattttagcatagttctagttcacATCATCATTCAAATCctgtttgcacttagattaagcatagatttgtattctcagtgcattgaaatcacataggattggttcgacatctcatatGCTACAACATTTGGTTAGGGACTCTTCAAAAGTCCTGTTATCACAATACCCAGTGTCTATAAAATCATCAGAGTCTTTGTCTCTATGGATCCCATAAGTTCAAGTCTAAAGTAAAAAGAATTAATAAGAGATATGGAAAATTCCAAAGACGAGACGATTGGTGTAGTGTTGCGATGTTTTATTGTAGGAGCCATATTAATCCTTATTTTGGCAGTCTCCTCAAGATGTTATAAGGCCATACGACGTGAGTTCTTGAATCCATacatctatctctctcttctaTTCGACCGATTAATTTTCGTGTAACAAGTTTTCTCTCCATGCTTTTGATATGATCTGTATTTATAGGCGCTCGAAAGGCGTCCAAGAAAACCTCCTCAAGACCTGCGTCCAGGACGACCACTCAAGAATCTATTCTTGTGGTGTCCAATGAGCCCGAGTCAAGACCTCCTCTGTACGAGAATTTAATTCAAGAAGATGGACGTGGTCCTATGCTAGAAACTAGATATGAGGAAATGGTAGCAAAAAACAAACTGAGCCCTATGATGTCGATGGATTCTTCGCCTATTATGGAATCGTGTCCGACTAATATAGGTGGTGGTGGACCAAAAAACCACGCATACGCCGTGGTAGAGTTCGTTTTTGGAGGACCGAACGACAGTGATTCCGATTAGGGAAACTTCAAAACAAGTTTacatgcttcttctt
This genomic interval carries:
- the LOC130507765 gene encoding uncharacterized protein LOC130507765: MENSKDETIGVVLRCFIVGAILILILAVSSRCYKAIRRARKASKKTSSRPASRTTTQESILVVSNEPESRPPLYENLIQEDGRGPMLETRYEEMVAKNKLSPMMSMDSSPIMESCPTNIGGGGPKNHAYAVVEFVFGGPNDSDSD